TCGAGTCAGAGATGTTCGGCTACCAGCCCGGCGCCTTTAGTGGCGCGGCCAGGCAGGGCAAAGCCGGGCTGCTGGAGCAGGCCGAAGGGGGCACGCTATTTCTGGATGAGATCGGCGAGCTACCGCTTTTGATGCAGACCAAACTGCTCAAGGTGATCCAGGATGGCAGCCTGACCCGTTTAGGTGATACACGGCCACGCCGAGTCGATTTCCGCCTGGTGGTCGCCACCAACCAGGACCTGGCCAAGCGGGTCGAGGCCGGGCACTTCCGGCTGGATCTTTACTATCGTCTTAACGTGATCCCCATCACCCTGCCGCCACTTCGCGACCGTCGCGAGGATATCCCCGACCTCGTCGAAGCCTGCCTTAACCGGCTGAACCAGCGCTACGGGCGGCAAAAAATCCTGGGCAATCAGGTATGGTCGACGCTGATGGGCAGCGAGTGGCCGGGCAACGTCCGCGAGTTGGAAAACTGGCTGGAAAGAGCCTGGCTTTCGAGCCCCACCGATCAAATCGAAACGCCCGCTTTTCACCCTCACGCTGAACACCCCGCCACGAATGTGGCAAACGCACCAACCTCCCCCAAGACGTCACCCATTGAGCCCCACGAAACCCTCAAACAGTATCTGGCAAGGTTAGAGCAACAAACCTTCGAAGAATTAAGCACCACGCTACCCAGCACTTACGCCATCGCCGAGCGGCTGGGCATCAGCCAATCAAGCGTCGTGCGCCGGCTGCAGCGCTATGGCATTAGTGTCACCAAGTAAATATTTCGCTTGACACAGGATTGCTATATAAGTGTCATGCAAGTGCAACACCTTCAACACAAGCTGGACCAATAACAACCAACAGCCGGTGATGAGTGTTATGGAGCAATCGCGTATCCGCCTGGAACGCGTTACCAAACGTTGGGACGCGACGCCCGCCGTCGATCGTATTTCCTTCGACGTCACCCCTGGCCAATTCGTCATATTGCTGGGGCCGTCGGGCTGCGGCAAATCAACCACATTGCGCATGATCGCCGGCCTGGAAGAAGCCAGCGATGGGCGTATTCATATCGGTGACCGCGACGTCACGCGTCTGCCGCCGGGAGATCGCGGGCTGAGCATGGTGTTTCAGTCCTATGCGCTTTTTCCACACTTG
This window of the Halomonas sp. SH5A2 genome carries:
- a CDS encoding sigma-54 interaction domain-containing protein, whose translation is MSDIDSCVLQTIVETANDHFFIVGGDGRVLDISPGAEAVYGLSREELLASSVQQLQAAGVLKPSITLEVMRTRRPAQLMQITGTGRRVIAEAYPVFVEGRLERIISRSRDLTDLQLLQDEYALLQKRFSEHLKRSHAAPDAEEQALDDALDNLQVRSHVMREIALLLKRVAPSDANVLMLGESGVGKTAFAKQLHRWSQRCDGPFIDVNCSAIPENLFESEMFGYQPGAFSGAARQGKAGLLEQAEGGTLFLDEIGELPLLMQTKLLKVIQDGSLTRLGDTRPRRVDFRLVVATNQDLAKRVEAGHFRLDLYYRLNVIPITLPPLRDRREDIPDLVEACLNRLNQRYGRQKILGNQVWSTLMGSEWPGNVRELENWLERAWLSSPTDQIETPAFHPHAEHPATNVANAPTSPKTSPIEPHETLKQYLARLEQQTFEELSTTLPSTYAIAERLGISQSSVVRRLQRYGISVTK